A single genomic interval of Orcinus orca chromosome 19, mOrcOrc1.1, whole genome shotgun sequence harbors:
- the MRM3 gene encoding rRNA methyltransferase 3, mitochondrial isoform X1, giving the protein MAVLRERACWATRPLLPVVRTWELDARRWVRALRRSPVKVVFPSGQVVERKPGPGKQPRKAAAEASPREQRLKQSRQVPPSQTPSTWEESGLRYDKAFPGDKRLSSVMTVVKSRQFREKQGKILLEGRRLIADALKAGAVPRVFFFSRLDYIKELPIEKLKGVSLIKVKFEDIKDWSDLVTPQGIMGIFAKPDHVKMTYPETQLLHALPILLICDNLRDPGNLGTILRSAAGVGCSKVLLTKGCVDAWEPKVLRAGMGAHFQVPIINNLDWEAVPNYLPNDTRVYVADNCGLYTQAQAQMSNKASDYGWVCDRRPLKFHKYEEEEENLESAANKGWLPELEVQSYDSDWTEAPAAVVIGGETSGVSLESLQLAESTGGGRLLIPIVPGVDSLNSAMAASILLFEGRRQLRVRAEHLSRDGSYH; this is encoded by the exons ATGGCGGTGCTGCGGGAGCGCGCGTGTTGGGCCACGCGACCGTTGTTGCCGGTGGTGCGGACTTGGGAACTCGATGCGCGGCGCTGGGTCCGGGCGCTGCGGCGCAGCCCCGTGAAAGTGGTGTTTCCATCAGGTCAGGTCGTGGAACGGAAGCCCGGTCCCGGGAAGCAACCTCGGAaggcggcggcagaggccagtccCCGCGAGCAGCGACTGAAGCAGTCGCGTCAGGTGCCCCCATCCCAGACCCCCAGCACCTGGGAAGAGTCGGGGCTTCGCTATGATAAGGCTTTCCCCGGAGACAAAAGGCTGAG CAGTGTGATGACAGTAGTTAAGTCCAGGCAATTTCGGGAAAAGCAAGGGAAGATCCTGTTGGAAGGTCGTAGGCTGATTGCAGATGCTCTCAAGGCTGGTGCTGTGCCCagagttttcttctttagccGTCTGGACTACATAAAGGAGCTGCCCATTGAGAAGCTGAAAGGTGTTAGCCTCATTAAGGTGAAATTTGAGGATATCAAGGATTGGTCCGACCTAGTAACACCACAAGGAATAATGG ggatTTTTGCCAAACCTGACCACGTCAAGATGACATACCCAGAGACTCAGCTTCTCCACGCACTGCCCATATTGTTGATTTGTGACAATCTCCGCGACCCTGGGAACCTGGGGACAATTCTGCGATCTGCTGCTGGCGTAGGCTGCAGCAAAGTGTTACTCACCAAAG GCTGTGTGGATGCCTGGGAACCCAAAGTGCTGCGGGCAGGTATGGGCGCACATTTCCAAGTGCCCATCATCAACAACCTGGACTGGGAAGCAGTGCCCAACTACCTGCCCAATGACACCCGCGTCTACGTGGCTGACAACTGTGGCCTTTACACACAGGCCCAGGCCCAGATGTCTAATAAGGCCAGTGACTACGGCTGGGTATGTGACCGACGACCCCTGAAGTTTCACAAGtatgaggaggaggaagagaatctAGAAAGTGCAGCCAATAAAGGCTGGCTCCCTGAACTTGAGGTCCAGAGTTACGACTCAGACTGGACAGAGGCACCTGCAGCTGTGGTGATAGGTGGGGAGACCAGCGGCGTGAGCCTGGAGTCCCTGCAGTTGGCTGAGAGCACGGGGGGCGGGAGGCTGCTGATCCCCATCGTGCCTGGTGTGGACAGCCTGAACTCGGCCATGGCTGCGAGCATCCTGCTCTTTGAAGGGAGAAGACAACTGCGGGTGAGGGCGGAACACTTGAGCAGGGACGGGAGTTACCACTGA
- the GLOD4 gene encoding glyoxalase domain-containing protein 4: MACRRSLHFVFKVGNRFQTACFYRDVLGMKILRHEEFEEGCRAACNGPYDGKWSKTMVGFGPEDDHFVAELTYNYGIGNYKLGNDFMGITLASSQAVSNARKLEWPLSEVAEGVFETKAPGGYKFYLQNRSPPQSDPVLKVTLAVSDLQKSLNYWSNLLGMKIYEKDEKKQRALLGYADNQCKLELQGIQGAVVHATAFGRIAFSCPQKELSDLEDLMKRENQKILTPLVSLDTPGKATVQVIILADPDGHEICFVGDEAFRELSKMDPEGSKLLDDAMAKDKSDEWFAAQNKPKASG; the protein is encoded by the exons ATGGCGTGTCGTCGGTCTCTGCACTTCGTGTTCAAAGTGGGAAACCGCTTCCAGACGGCTTGTTTCTATCGTGATGTCCTGGGAATGAAG ATTCTTCGGCATGAGGAATTTGAGGAAGGCTGCAGAGCTGCCTGTAATGG gcCTTATGATGGAAAATGGAGTAAAACAATGGTGGGATTTGGACCTGAGGATGATCATTTTGTTGCAGAACTGACTTACAATTACGGCATTGGCAACTACAAGCTTGGCAATGACTTCATG GGTATCACGCTCGCTTCTAGCCAGGCTGTCAGCAACGCCAGGAAGCTGGAGTGGCCACTCAGTGAAGTGGCAGAAGGTGTTTTTGAAACCAAAGCCCCAGGAGGATATAAGTTCTATTTGCAGAACCGCAGTCCACCTCAGTCAG ATCCTGTATTAAAAGTAACTCTAGCAGTGTCTGATCTTCAGAAGTCCTTGAACTACTGGTCTAATCTACTGGGaatgaaaatttatgaaaaagatgaaaagaagcaGAGGGCTTTGCTGGGCTATGCTGATAACCAG TGTAAGCTGGAGCTACAGGGCATCCAAGGGGCAGTTGTTCATGCAACAGCTTTTGGACGAATTGCCTTTTCTTGCCCCCAGAAAGAG tTGTCAGACTTAGAAGATTTGATGAAAAGGGAGAACCAGAAGATTCTGACTCCCCTGGTGAGTCTGGACACTCCAGGGAAAGCAACAGTGCAAGTTATCATTTTGGCCGACCCT GATGGACATGAAATTTGCTTTGTGGGGGATGAAGCATTTCGAGAGCTCTCTAAGATGGATCCAGAGGGAAGCAAATTATTGGATGAC
- the MRM3 gene encoding rRNA methyltransferase 3, mitochondrial isoform X3, with protein MTYPETQLLHALPILLICDNLRDPGNLGTILRSAAGVGCSKVLLTKGCVDAWEPKVLRAGMGAHFQVPIINNLDWEAVPNYLPNDTRVYVADNCGLYTQAQAQMSNKASDYGWVCDRRPLKFHKYEEEEENLESAANKGWLPELEVQSYDSDWTEAPAAVVIGGETSGVSLESLQLAESTGGGRLLIPIVPGVDSLNSAMAASILLFEGRRQLRVRAEHLSRDGSYH; from the exons ATGACATACCCAGAGACTCAGCTTCTCCACGCACTGCCCATATTGTTGATTTGTGACAATCTCCGCGACCCTGGGAACCTGGGGACAATTCTGCGATCTGCTGCTGGCGTAGGCTGCAGCAAAGTGTTACTCACCAAAG GCTGTGTGGATGCCTGGGAACCCAAAGTGCTGCGGGCAGGTATGGGCGCACATTTCCAAGTGCCCATCATCAACAACCTGGACTGGGAAGCAGTGCCCAACTACCTGCCCAATGACACCCGCGTCTACGTGGCTGACAACTGTGGCCTTTACACACAGGCCCAGGCCCAGATGTCTAATAAGGCCAGTGACTACGGCTGGGTATGTGACCGACGACCCCTGAAGTTTCACAAGtatgaggaggaggaagagaatctAGAAAGTGCAGCCAATAAAGGCTGGCTCCCTGAACTTGAGGTCCAGAGTTACGACTCAGACTGGACAGAGGCACCTGCAGCTGTGGTGATAGGTGGGGAGACCAGCGGCGTGAGCCTGGAGTCCCTGCAGTTGGCTGAGAGCACGGGGGGCGGGAGGCTGCTGATCCCCATCGTGCCTGGTGTGGACAGCCTGAACTCGGCCATGGCTGCGAGCATCCTGCTCTTTGAAGGGAGAAGACAACTGCGGGTGAGGGCGGAACACTTGAGCAGGGACGGGAGTTACCACTGA
- the MRM3 gene encoding rRNA methyltransferase 3, mitochondrial isoform X2: MTVVKSRQFREKQGKILLEGRRLIADALKAGAVPRVFFFSRLDYIKELPIEKLKGVSLIKVKFEDIKDWSDLVTPQGIMGIFAKPDHVKMTYPETQLLHALPILLICDNLRDPGNLGTILRSAAGVGCSKVLLTKGCVDAWEPKVLRAGMGAHFQVPIINNLDWEAVPNYLPNDTRVYVADNCGLYTQAQAQMSNKASDYGWVCDRRPLKFHKYEEEEENLESAANKGWLPELEVQSYDSDWTEAPAAVVIGGETSGVSLESLQLAESTGGGRLLIPIVPGVDSLNSAMAASILLFEGRRQLRVRAEHLSRDGSYH; the protein is encoded by the exons ATGACAGTAGTTAAGTCCAGGCAATTTCGGGAAAAGCAAGGGAAGATCCTGTTGGAAGGTCGTAGGCTGATTGCAGATGCTCTCAAGGCTGGTGCTGTGCCCagagttttcttctttagccGTCTGGACTACATAAAGGAGCTGCCCATTGAGAAGCTGAAAGGTGTTAGCCTCATTAAGGTGAAATTTGAGGATATCAAGGATTGGTCCGACCTAGTAACACCACAAGGAATAATGG ggatTTTTGCCAAACCTGACCACGTCAAGATGACATACCCAGAGACTCAGCTTCTCCACGCACTGCCCATATTGTTGATTTGTGACAATCTCCGCGACCCTGGGAACCTGGGGACAATTCTGCGATCTGCTGCTGGCGTAGGCTGCAGCAAAGTGTTACTCACCAAAG GCTGTGTGGATGCCTGGGAACCCAAAGTGCTGCGGGCAGGTATGGGCGCACATTTCCAAGTGCCCATCATCAACAACCTGGACTGGGAAGCAGTGCCCAACTACCTGCCCAATGACACCCGCGTCTACGTGGCTGACAACTGTGGCCTTTACACACAGGCCCAGGCCCAGATGTCTAATAAGGCCAGTGACTACGGCTGGGTATGTGACCGACGACCCCTGAAGTTTCACAAGtatgaggaggaggaagagaatctAGAAAGTGCAGCCAATAAAGGCTGGCTCCCTGAACTTGAGGTCCAGAGTTACGACTCAGACTGGACAGAGGCACCTGCAGCTGTGGTGATAGGTGGGGAGACCAGCGGCGTGAGCCTGGAGTCCCTGCAGTTGGCTGAGAGCACGGGGGGCGGGAGGCTGCTGATCCCCATCGTGCCTGGTGTGGACAGCCTGAACTCGGCCATGGCTGCGAGCATCCTGCTCTTTGAAGGGAGAAGACAACTGCGGGTGAGGGCGGAACACTTGAGCAGGGACGGGAGTTACCACTGA